DNA from Lentilitoribacter sp. Alg239-R112:
ATTTATTGCTGGGACATTTTTAGCCCTTTATGCTTGCTCCCGCATATTTGTAGAATTTTTCAGAGAACCCGATGCGCATATCGGTTTTTTACTGGGCCAATGGCTGACCATGGGAATGCTTCTTTCGCTGCCATTACTTGCAGTTGGTATGTGGAGTATGATAACTGCCAGCAAACGTGCAAAATTTATTGAATAACGGGAAACTGAATGCCTGCACCTTTGGAAAAGAAAATTCGAGATCTAATTACCCAAACAGGCCCTATCAGCGTTGCTGATTATTTCGCAATATGTTTGGCAGACCCTGAATTCGGTTATTATATGACCAAAGATCCTTTTGGCGTTGCAGGCGACTTCACAACAGCCCCTGAAATCAGTCAATTATTTGGCGAAATGATTGGCGTATATCTCGTTCAATCTTGGCAAACTCAAGCGCCAGTGGGTCCTATTCGAATTATTGAAATTGGGCCTGGTCGTGGCACACTGATGGCCGATGCTCTTCGAGTTATCGCAAAGCTTGCGCCTTCTTTGCTGGAACAGGCAACTGTTCATATGGTAGAAACAAGCCCTAAACTGCGTAAAATCCAGAAAGAAACCTTAGCTAATTATGAAGATAAGCTTTCATGGCACAACTCATTTGAAGACGTACCAAGTGGATTCTTTCTGCTCTTAGCGAATGAATTGTTCGATGCTATTCCGTTAAGGCAATTTATCAAAACGGATATAGGCTTTAGAGAACGAACAGTCACGGTTAATGCGTCAGATGAGTTGGCCTTTTCTGTAGGCGTTGCAGGAATTGATAGTGACCTTTTGCCGTCCAATCACAAAGACCAACCTGCGGGTACGGTGTTCGAAATAGCCCCTGCCCGTGTAAATGTTATGACCGCCATCGCAACCCGCCTTGTAAAAGAAGGTGGCAGTGCTTTGGTCATAGATTACGGTTATTTGGCAACAGGGTTTGGAGATACGCTACAAGCAATCCACAAACATGAATTCGACCCACCTCTTGCGAACCCGGGTCAGGCCGACCTTACAAGCCATGTCGACTTTGAAATGCTTATGCGCACAGCTCATGCCGCAGGCGCCCATATTCATGGCGTGATGTATCAAGGTGATTTTCTTGTAGGTTTGGGATTGCTCCAGCGAGCAGGAATGCTTGGTCAGGATAAAGATCATGAAACACAGCAGGAAATACGGAGCGCTGTTGAGCGGCTTGTTGGTGAAGGTAGCGGCAATATGGGCGAATTGTTCAAAGTCTTGGCAATGAGCGGGCAAGAGGTAAAGCTCGCACCATTTGTTGCTCAAATGGATGATCCGGAATCAGCGAATAATCTTAACTAGAATTCTTGATAGAAAAGCAAATCAATGAGCCAGAGTTCGCCTCAATTTATTACCAGCAAACTTATTACAGAACAGGGTATCAAGCACGGTTTTTTTACCCGCAGAGGCGGTCATTCAGACGGAATATTCAGTTCCTTAAACGCTGGCCTAGGATCTGGTGATGATCGGGATTGCGTTGAGCAAAACCGCAAAGATATCTGTTCGACGTTAGATATCAATATTCAAAACCTTGCAACATTGCACCAGATTCACTCAAATCGTGTTCACACAGCAAACAGCGGAATATCTTCAGATCGCCCGCAAGCAGATGGCATAGTTAGTAACACAAGCGGAGTTGCCATTGGTGTTGTAACCGCTGATTGTGGGCCTGTTTTATTTTCTGATCACAAAAACGCAGTTATTGGTGCCGCCCACGCCGGTTGGCGTGGCGCACTTGATGGCGTTCTTGAAAATACAATCATAGAGATGGAAAAACTTGGAGCCGAGCGCAGCTCTATTACAGCCTGTCTTGGCCCTACAATTTCACAACAAAATTATGAAGTCGGACCGGAATTTTACTCCCGCTTCATTGAAAAGAACAAACAGTTGTCTGTATATTTCAAACAAGCAGATAAACCAGGTCATTTTTTATACGACCTACACGCCTTTATTGTGAACTGTTTGGAGCAATCAAACGTACATGCTGAAGATCTAGGTATCTGCACTTATGAAGAAGACGAAAACTATTTTTCATATCGCCGGACCACGCATAGAAACGAAAAAGACTATGGGCGACAGCTATCTTTGATAAAACTTGATTAGATTTTGATACTAAACGCTGGCTAATCGATTTAAATATCAGTTGATTACGCCTTACTCGCATTCTTTTGTAAAAAACTTATCGAATCTGCAATTAGGTTCTTGAAATCGTCACAAAGGCCGTTACAAGCACCCTATCAGTTGTCGGCGTCCGTCGCTTCCATCTGATAAACCGCAGCAAACGATAATGTTTGCTGTCAAACCCAATTTTTCTGGCGATATGGGTACATAAGATGAAGATTTTTGCAGGCAATTCCAACCAGCAACTTGCAGAAGACATCTGCAGCTACTTAAACCTTCATCTGGGTAAGTCCAGTGTTCGGCGATTCGCTGATGAAGAGATTTTCGTAGAAATTCAAGAAAACGTTCGCGGCGAAGATATTTTTGTTGTCCAATCAACATCCTACCCAGCAAATGACAATTTGATGGAACTCCTGATAATGATCGACGCATTCCGTCGGTCATCTGCTCGACGCATCACAGCAGTAATACCATATTTTGGCTATGCGCGACAGGATAGAAAAGTTGGTTCTCGTGCTCCAATTTCTGCAAAATTAGTTGCAAACCTTATAACGGAAGCTGGGGCGGACCGCGTTTTGACCATGGATCTCCATGCTGGTCAAATTCAAGGTTTCTTCGACATTCCGACAGATAACCTTTTCTCAATTCCAGTTTTCTCTCGTGATATCAAAGAGCGCTATGAGAAAGGCAGTCTTATGATTGTCTCACCCGATGTTGGCGGTGTTGTGCGGGCTCGTGCTCTGGCCAAACGTCATGATGCACTTCTTGCCATTGTTGATAAACGTCGTGATCGTCCTGGCGAGTCAGAAGTCATGAACATTATCGGTGATGTTAGTGGTAAGGACTGCCTGTTGACTGATGATATTGTAGATTCTGGCGGAACACTTTGTAACGCTGCTGAAGCTCTTTTGGAAAACGGAGCTAAATCCGTTACAGCTTATATCACACACGGCGTATTATCTGGCGGCGCGATTGCTCGGATTAAAGCATCCAAGCTAAAAGAACTGGTGATCACAGATTCTATTCAAGCAACACCCGAAGTACATAGCGCAAACAATATTCGTGTTATTGAAACATCATCACTTATCGGCGAAGCCATTAACAGAACAGCATCCGAGAAATCGGTTTCCAGTCTGTTTGACTAACCCGGTTTGTTTGATTAGCAATGAATATATTTCAGCAACATAGTAGAAAACTGTTGCTGGCATTTCTTTTAATGCTGTTAACTCTGGGTTTGTTACAGCAGACTAGTTATGCGAAAACCTCTTTCTCCAAGTCATATAAATATTATGAAATTGGCGGAACAACCATTGAAGACTTTTGGAGAAATGTCGCCTTATATGGACCCAGAGCAAATCGGAAATTTGGAGTTGTTGGCCTTACAACATTCAAACTGGACATACCGTATCGATATTCTAACAAAAACGGCAAGTGTCAACTCACATCAGTCGAGATAAAACTTAGAAGCACAATTAGCCTTCCAAAGTGGGTGGATAAGTCTCGATCTGACAAAGATATGCGGATTTTCTGGAAAGCTTTATCTGGCGATGTCAAACGCCACGAAGAAAAGCACGTGTCGATAGCGGAGAGCTCATTTAAAGCGTTAGAAATGGCAATTTTAAATATTAAGCCTCAACGCAATTGTAAGGCACTGAAAAAGAAGATTAATGCTCTATCAAAGCAAAGCGAAAGAGCACGAAATCGAGCACAGAATAATTTCGAACGAGATGAAATTCGTGGACAGAAGAAACGGTTAAGTGGGCTAATCGAATTATTACGGTCCAACTAGGCATTAAATAGACTCTAAACAGCACATAGGCTTGCAACAATCATCACAATGGTTTAATAGCGCGCTATCCATGTAGACACCCTTGGAGGCACCATGGATTCAGGCGTCAAATACCTGATGTTGAAATATTCGTTTAACGAGCATTTCTTCAACTCCATTTTATGCAAAGGACATGCTATGAGCAATTCAGAAAATCTCAAAGCTGTTGCGCGCGAACGGGTTGGTAAGGGGTCCGCCCGGGCACTTCGTCGTAATGGTCAAATTCCAGCAAGTATCTATGGTGATAAACAGTCCCCTGTTTCTATCGCTATCGAAAGAAAAGAAGCAACCAAGCGTATTCACGCAGGTGGCTTTATGACAAACCTTATCACAATTGACGTTGATGGCGACAAAATCACTGTTCTGCCAAAAGACTATCAATTGGACCCTGTGCGCGACTTCGTCATGCATGTGGACTTCCTTCGTGTTTCTAAAAACACACAAGTTGTCGTGGAAGTTCCTGTTCAGTTTGAAAACGAAGACACATGCGTCGGTATTAAACGCGGCGGCGTATTGAACGTTGTTCGTCACACTGTTGAAGTGAATTGCCCTGCAAACTCAATTCCTGAAGCCTTTACTGCTGATCTGGCTGAATTGGACATGGGTGATGGTATACACATTTCCAACATCACACTTCCTGAAGGTGTAACGCCAACGATTACTGATCGTGACTTTACAATTGCAACAATCGCCTCACCGGGCGGCAAGCAAGATGAAGCTGATGATGCGGCTGAAGCAGAAGCTGCAGCAGACGCAGCACCTAGCGAAGAAGCTGAAGAATAGTACTATTGAGGTTTAGGACCCATGTTGCTCATTGTAGGACTTGGAAACCCTGGACCAAAGTATGAAAAAAACCGACATAATGTCGGATTTATGGCGGTCGATAGAATTATCGATCGTCATAATTTTACAAAAAGCCAAAAAAAATTCAAAGCAAATGTATTTGAAGGCAAACTGGCTGGCGAAAAAACACTTATCCTGAAACCCGACACTTTTATGAACCTGTCTGGCGAATCCGTCGGTGAGGCTATGCGGTTTTATAAGCTTGGCCCTGAAGATATCTTTGTCATCCACGACGAACTAGATTTGGCAGCTGGAAAAGTACGCATCAAACAAGGCGGCAGCCCCGGCGGCCACAATGGACTAAAATCAATTGATGCACATTGTGGTAAAGAATATTACAGATTTCGTCTTGGTATCGGTCATCCGGGAAATAAGGCCCGTGTCAATTCTCATGTATTGGGCGATTTCGCAAAATCCGACGCTGACTGGCTTTTGCCGCTACTGACTGCGTTGGCCGAAAATGCTGAATTAATTGCCAAACGTGACAATGCCGGATTGATGAATAAAATTTCACTGGCCATTAAACCGCAACAAAAGCAAATACCTGAACCTATGAAAGATCAGAGTAAAAAAGTAAAATCTCATATCCACCAGGCACGACCGAAGACAACGAAACCTGAACCAAGTGGCCCGATGGCCGAAATGCTTAAAAAATTACTTGGTAAAGAAGAAGACTGAATTTCTAACTTTTTTAATGACTTAAGTTACTACGCCTACTGCAAGCGAACTTGCACATCTACAGATATTATTTCCTGAATATGCATTTTTTTATTTTATTTTGAAACTAATAGCGTCTTAGTCTCGTTATCTCCCACATAGCTAAACTTAATTGTGGAGATACAAATGAAATTATTGATAAAAAAAACTCTTGCAGCCTCTCTTATCGCCTTATCAGCAACTGCCGCAAACGCTGCGTCTATTGTCGATATAGCTGCAAATGACGATCGTTTCACAACACTCGTTGCTGCTGTTAAAGCCGCAGGCCTTGCAGAGACGCTCGCAGGCAAAGGTCATTTTACGGTCTTCGCTCCCGTAAATGCCGCGTTTGATGCACTGCCAGCAGGCACCGTAGCAACATTGCTTAAACCAGGGAACAAGGGAAAATTGACAGACATTCTTCTCTATCATGTAGATGATCGAAAATTAACATCAGGTATGCTTCCGCACGCATCAATTTACATTAAACCAATTTTAGCAAGCAATCGGCTTTGCATAACCAAGGACAAATCAGGTGTTACAATCGGTGACAGCACCGGAGAACTGGCAAATGTCGTTATTGCAGACATCAAAGCTGATAATGGCGTCATCCATGTAGTTGATAAAGTTCTTCTACCCGGCAGCCGTCCTTCTTGTCACTAATCGATAGAACCAGCGGTGGGGGGTAAAGCACCCCTACCTCCTGCAGAATAGGTTTTCTGACTTTTGATTATCTGGTTTTTGCCCAAATTAACTTGACCCAACAGATAGATTACCGCATACGCATTTGAATAAGTTTCCTTCTACAGAAAGTGCATCAAATGGGTTTTAAATGCGGAATTGTCGGTCTACCAAATGTGGGCAAATCTACACTCTTCAATGCTTTAACCCGCACGGCAGCAGCGCAAGCTGCCAATTACCCGTTTTGCACGATTGAACCAAACACTGGTGAAGTACCTGTTCCTGATAAACGCCTTGATCAACTGGCAAACATTGCCGGTTCAAAAGAAATCATACCCACTCGTATTTCATTTGTTGATATTGCAGGTCTTGTCAGAGGAGCCTCTAAAGGTGAAGGCCTCGGCAATCAGTTCTTGGCAAACATCCGAGAAGTCGACGCAATCGTTCATGTACTACGCTGTTTTGAAGATGAAGACATCACGCATGTCGAAGGCAAAATCGATCCGGTAGCCGATGCAGAGACAATCGAAACAGAGTTAATGTTGTCTGATCTTGAAAGCCTTGAACGCCGTACAGAACAAATGCGCAAACGAGCGTCGAGTAAAGATAAAGAAGCCCTAACACTATTGCCTGTCTTGGATCAGGCCCTTGCGCTACTTAATGATGGCAAGCCCGTCCGGCATATGCTTGACGGTATTGATGCTGAAGATCATCGCATCCTAATGGGTCTTAATCTTTTGACATCAAAACCAGTACTATATGTTTGCAATGTTGCTGAAAGCGATGCTGGTACTGGAAATGACTACTCAAATGCTGTGAAGGCAATGGCGGAAACACAAGGTGCGCATAGTGTTGTTATCTCCGCGGCCATTGAGGCTGAAGTTGCCCAGTTGGAAGACGAGGAAGCAGCTATGTTCTTAGAGGAACTTGGGCTTGATGAAGCTGGTCTCGATCGCCTGATACGTTCAGGCTATGACTTGCTTAACTTGATAACGTTCTTCACCGTCGGACCGAAAGAAGCGCGTGCGTGGACGGTCAAGCAGGGTACGAAAGCACCTGCATCCGCTGGTGTTATCCATACAGACTTTGAGCGAGGCTTCATCCGTGCGCAAACAATTGCCTTTGATGATTATATTTCTCTTGGTGGAGAAGTACCTGCAAAAGAAGCAGGTAAAGCGCGTGATGAAGGCAAAGAATATGTCACACAGGATGGCGATGTGATGTTATTTAAATTCAACACATAGAAACACGTAAGTTACAGCGACATGAAGTTCAACCAAGATGATACAGAGGCTCTATTACAGCTATTATCTTGGCGCCGGGATGTAAGGCACTTTGAACGGGCTCCCCTGACGGCACAGCAGATTGCAAAATTGTTGGACGCTATTGATCTGGCACCTTCTGTTGGAAACAGTCGGCCGTGGAGGTTTGTTAGAGTTCAAAGTGATACGTTACGTGACAGAATTTACCAAAATTTCTTGAAGTCAAACTCTGACGCTGCAGGTGCATACTCTGGCGAAGATGCCGAAAAATATGACAAACTGAAGCTTGCAGGACTAAAGGAAGCACCGCTTCAATTAGCTGTTTTCACTGATACCGAGCCAAGCGCAGGTAAAGGCCTTGGACGCCAAACCATGCCGGAAACACTAACTTACTCCACAATTATTGCTATCCATAATCTTTGGTTAGCAGCACGCTCCATGAATATTGGCGTTGGATGGGTATCCATTCTTGAGCGAGATAGATTCGCCGAGATGCTAGACATACCGAAAGAATGGCAGTTCACAGCTTATCTATGCCTGGGGTATCCATCTTTTAACTCGAAAACACCTGAGTTGCATGAAGAAGATTGGCAACGAAATACCAAAACAGAATGGATAGAACGGTAGAGGGCTATTTGTGGCACGTAATGCAACAAGCCAGCTTATTCTCCCTCAAACTCCACAAGTGTTCGCACTGCGACGCCAAGATCTTCGATTTTCTTTCGTCCACCCAGATCAGGTAAGTCAATCACAAAGCAAGCCGCAACGATTTCAGCCCCTTGACCCTGAAGAAGTTTAATTGCTGCTTCTGCAGTACCACCAGTCGCCAGCAAATCATCTACGAGAATGACCTTCTCACCCTTCTGAATAGCATCGGCGTGTATCTCTAGCTCTGCTTCTCCATATTCAAGATTGTACGTGATGGAGTATGTCTCAAATGGCAGTTTACCTTTCTTGCGTAGTGCAAGAAATCCCGCAGACAACTGATGAGCCATCGCCCCACCAAAAATAAATCCTCGGGCATCAATACCAGCAACTTGCGAAATCCCCATTCCCACATAGGGATGCACCAACTCGTCAACCGCGCGGCGGTAGGCTTTGGGGTCTGAAAGTAATGTCGTAATGTCACGAAACATAATTCCCTCATGAGGATAATCAGGAATTGTGCGAATCGAAGCTTTTAGTTGGCGTTGTAGATCGTTCATGAAAGTTCCCAGCTCATTTTATTACCAGCGACAAACAGAAACGCCGACTAGATCCAAAAATCAA
Protein-coding regions in this window:
- the bluB gene encoding 5,6-dimethylbenzimidazole synthase; the encoded protein is MKFNQDDTEALLQLLSWRRDVRHFERAPLTAQQIAKLLDAIDLAPSVGNSRPWRFVRVQSDTLRDRIYQNFLKSNSDAAGAYSGEDAEKYDKLKLAGLKEAPLQLAVFTDTEPSAGKGLGRQTMPETLTYSTIIAIHNLWLAARSMNIGVGWVSILERDRFAEMLDIPKEWQFTAYLCLGYPSFNSKTPELHEEDWQRNTKTEWIER
- the pth gene encoding aminoacyl-tRNA hydrolase; protein product: MLLIVGLGNPGPKYEKNRHNVGFMAVDRIIDRHNFTKSQKKFKANVFEGKLAGEKTLILKPDTFMNLSGESVGEAMRFYKLGPEDIFVIHDELDLAAGKVRIKQGGSPGGHNGLKSIDAHCGKEYYRFRLGIGHPGNKARVNSHVLGDFAKSDADWLLPLLTALAENAELIAKRDNAGLMNKISLAIKPQQKQIPEPMKDQSKKVKSHIHQARPKTTKPEPSGPMAEMLKKLLGKEED
- the pgeF gene encoding peptidoglycan editing factor PgeF; its protein translation is MSQSSPQFITSKLITEQGIKHGFFTRRGGHSDGIFSSLNAGLGSGDDRDCVEQNRKDICSTLDINIQNLATLHQIHSNRVHTANSGISSDRPQADGIVSNTSGVAIGVVTADCGPVLFSDHKNAVIGAAHAGWRGALDGVLENTIIEMEKLGAERSSITACLGPTISQQNYEVGPEFYSRFIEKNKQLSVYFKQADKPGHFLYDLHAFIVNCLEQSNVHAEDLGICTYEEDENYFSYRRTTHRNEKDYGRQLSLIKLD
- a CDS encoding class I SAM-dependent methyltransferase, whose product is MPAPLEKKIRDLITQTGPISVADYFAICLADPEFGYYMTKDPFGVAGDFTTAPEISQLFGEMIGVYLVQSWQTQAPVGPIRIIEIGPGRGTLMADALRVIAKLAPSLLEQATVHMVETSPKLRKIQKETLANYEDKLSWHNSFEDVPSGFFLLLANELFDAIPLRQFIKTDIGFRERTVTVNASDELAFSVGVAGIDSDLLPSNHKDQPAGTVFEIAPARVNVMTAIATRLVKEGGSALVIDYGYLATGFGDTLQAIHKHEFDPPLANPGQADLTSHVDFEMLMRTAHAAGAHIHGVMYQGDFLVGLGLLQRAGMLGQDKDHETQQEIRSAVERLVGEGSGNMGELFKVLAMSGQEVKLAPFVAQMDDPESANNLN
- a CDS encoding ribose-phosphate pyrophosphokinase codes for the protein MKIFAGNSNQQLAEDICSYLNLHLGKSSVRRFADEEIFVEIQENVRGEDIFVVQSTSYPANDNLMELLIMIDAFRRSSARRITAVIPYFGYARQDRKVGSRAPISAKLVANLITEAGADRVLTMDLHAGQIQGFFDIPTDNLFSIPVFSRDIKERYEKGSLMIVSPDVGGVVRARALAKRHDALLAIVDKRRDRPGESEVMNIIGDVSGKDCLLTDDIVDSGGTLCNAAEALLENGAKSVTAYITHGVLSGGAIARIKASKLKELVITDSIQATPEVHSANNIRVIETSSLIGEAINRTASEKSVSSLFD
- a CDS encoding 50S ribosomal protein L25/general stress protein Ctc → MSNSENLKAVARERVGKGSARALRRNGQIPASIYGDKQSPVSIAIERKEATKRIHAGGFMTNLITIDVDGDKITVLPKDYQLDPVRDFVMHVDFLRVSKNTQVVVEVPVQFENEDTCVGIKRGGVLNVVRHTVEVNCPANSIPEAFTADLAELDMGDGIHISNITLPEGVTPTITDRDFTIATIASPGGKQDEADDAAEAEAAADAAPSEEAEE
- a CDS encoding adenine phosphoribosyltransferase, with the translated sequence MNDLQRQLKASIRTIPDYPHEGIMFRDITTLLSDPKAYRRAVDELVHPYVGMGISQVAGIDARGFIFGGAMAHQLSAGFLALRKKGKLPFETYSITYNLEYGEAELEIHADAIQKGEKVILVDDLLATGGTAEAAIKLLQGQGAEIVAACFVIDLPDLGGRKKIEDLGVAVRTLVEFEGE
- a CDS encoding DUF922 domain-containing protein; this translates as MLLTLGLLQQTSYAKTSFSKSYKYYEIGGTTIEDFWRNVALYGPRANRKFGVVGLTTFKLDIPYRYSNKNGKCQLTSVEIKLRSTISLPKWVDKSRSDKDMRIFWKALSGDVKRHEEKHVSIAESSFKALEMAILNIKPQRNCKALKKKINALSKQSERARNRAQNNFERDEIRGQKKRLSGLIELLRSN
- the ychF gene encoding redox-regulated ATPase YchF codes for the protein MGFKCGIVGLPNVGKSTLFNALTRTAAAQAANYPFCTIEPNTGEVPVPDKRLDQLANIAGSKEIIPTRISFVDIAGLVRGASKGEGLGNQFLANIREVDAIVHVLRCFEDEDITHVEGKIDPVADAETIETELMLSDLESLERRTEQMRKRASSKDKEALTLLPVLDQALALLNDGKPVRHMLDGIDAEDHRILMGLNLLTSKPVLYVCNVAESDAGTGNDYSNAVKAMAETQGAHSVVISAAIEAEVAQLEDEEAAMFLEELGLDEAGLDRLIRSGYDLLNLITFFTVGPKEARAWTVKQGTKAPASAGVIHTDFERGFIRAQTIAFDDYISLGGEVPAKEAGKARDEGKEYVTQDGDVMLFKFNT
- a CDS encoding fasciclin domain-containing protein, with amino-acid sequence MKLLIKKTLAASLIALSATAANAASIVDIAANDDRFTTLVAAVKAAGLAETLAGKGHFTVFAPVNAAFDALPAGTVATLLKPGNKGKLTDILLYHVDDRKLTSGMLPHASIYIKPILASNRLCITKDKSGVTIGDSTGELANVVIADIKADNGVIHVVDKVLLPGSRPSCH